Below is a window of Syngnathus acus chromosome 8, fSynAcu1.2, whole genome shotgun sequence DNA.
GGCGCAGTTTAAGCTACTATTCTCTTTGGGCACAGAGATGTAAGCATTGATGAGGGGCTCCTTTTCGATGATGTAGTAAGTCTTGTCATCGTCATTGGCTTGCTCCAGCTTGTCAGCCTCCTTCCCAAACAAAGACTTCCATACATTCACCTGCAATGAAAAGAGTGTACAACTTCAATGCTTTAATTCACATTGTTGTTTAAAGAGAGTTAAAGTCACGGTAGCAGCACATAAATGTACGAACCTTGATGAAGAGTAGCATGTTGAGCACTTTTGTCTCCCTCTTGCCATTCTTCTCCCTCAGCACAAGGACATCCAGTATGCCAGCTCCAACACTTTGCCCCATGTCAGCCAGGCGTGTCTGCAGTTCCGAAACGGAGTACACCCGACTCTGACAGTACTGGACCATCTCGGAGAACAGCAATGCAAACGCACTGATGCTGACTTCGGTCTTTGGTCGGGTCAAGGGTCGCTCCAGGATGGTGGATTTCCCTCGAGTGAACCGGGTGTCCATTTTCTGTAAACCACAGATTTATGGTAAAGATTATGACATAAGGATCTGCAACGTCTAAtggaaatgtaattttaaatgcacacagctcagaaaaaaagtcagggaTGCTTTCGGTTCATTCTGAAAGTGCacatcaaatcaaaatataataataacaaatgaaATTTTAGATTGGAAATCGAATACATtatttgagaacattttcaCGTGATCATAATGATCATGTTCATTACACGTCAGACTTTCCATAACAACGTGTTAACTGTGTTTTTGATCATTGTTGCATTGCAATAGCTCAGTCGAAGCTTACCAGCCGGGTGTTAGCTATCTAGCTAGCTGTCGTTTGCCCGAGATGAAAAGCGGTAACAGCTCTTTCGGGAGTGGAGCCACAAAtgtctattatttattaatagtCCTCAGTATGTAGTAGTAGTGAAATTGAATAACTCAGTGTATTTGGGGAGCagtttaaaagacaaactaaCCGTATTGCTTTCTTCTTCGTTGGGCTTGTCTTGtgacatttcttcatgcgTTTATAAACTGCATACCGCCACCTACAGTTGCAGATGGAGACtgcaacatcaaaacaaatgtgatgtACCTTGTGATATAGCCAGAGGCATTTTGCTGTTCACACTGTGTagtttaattgtattttattaagcTTAATGTGCCATAGCAAGTTATTGTAGCATAACACGTTTTATAATAGAAGCCATTGTGCTGCTATAATGGAGCAACAGACAGCGCACactaaagtaaaaaataaaataggcaAGTATATCAAATGTTACAATGTTTTCAGCAAATTCTCAGGCTCCAATTAAACTTTTCATACTTGATAACAAAACAACTTCTGGTACTGGCCACTAGGATTCGCTAAAAGACTACTTAAAGTCTCATATTACATTCATTGAGTTCCAGTATTTAGCGAAATTAATTATGATgtcaataatattaaaaactgTAGACACCTGCTATTAGATTTGTAATGAGTAAAACACACGGGAGTCATTTTTCAATAGCGGTAAAGCAAGCAAAACCAATGCTACTGAAAATTAATAACATACAATTACAAAAATGTAGATTTAGATTTTTCTGACCTTCAATATCGATTAAGTTTGTTAAATAATCCACTTCAGTATACAAACTACCATACTATACACAGCAAAACACTATTATTACacattatacatttattttaaaaaagcgtAAATGTAGAAAATACGCATCTATTACTAATTTTCGTGCATGGAAGGAACGAGTAAAAACCCTTTTCCAGTGAAAGTCAATAAACTTGCTGTTGGAGGGCGACCCCAACTTCTCGTCACCTCCCAGTTGATGTTACGTACGcgccgccaccgccaccgCCGTGGCGTGCCTGCAAATAATAACATGGAGTCCTGCGCCTGGTGGCTGCCAGGTAGCCATGCAAAACATCCCCGAAACACTTTAGAGTGACACTTCAATTCGTGCATGTTAGCAGCCAGAGGCTTGTAGCTTGCATCGTCTCCGGGGTGTCAAGCTTCTTGCTCGGTCTTCAACTATGACGAGCGGCGTTTAGGCTGCGACTCCTTCCCCTGGATCAGCAAACCAGGCCGATATCAGTGAGTATTTTCCGGGTGAAATTGTAGCCGATGAATGTTTCCGTTTTTAAAAAGCACCGTGCAATGCATCGTGGTTCTTGGATTGACCTGTCAACGACCGATCAACAACACCGGCCACGTACTTACTGGGTGCTAACACAAGCCAAGCCGCTGCACCTTTTGACGTCTGGGCTATTTTCTTACTGACTCTAAAGGGACAGAAAGGACGTGGGCCTGGGAATAAACGCCACACCTTTATGTAACCATTCGGCCACCCTGCCtcgtttttaaaaaagcagACGTGTTGTGAAAATGGGTCAGACAGGCCTATACAGCTGCTgcttgggggggggcagctAAAACATGAACATTCTGCAACACTGCAATCGTTTGCATTGTCACACAGAGCTGCTTTGAACACACACCCACTGCACTTTTGTCATGCAAGTGAATGCAATCGGTGTTGAGCAATGTAAGAAAGCGCAAACTGTAACttatcaccttttttttccttcctgtttGGATGTTTGCAGAAGACAAGGAGGAGTGCACAATGTAGGCAGTTTGGTCAACAGTGGGACTCCATTCTGTTCtctggggtgggggggggacgaTGGAACCTGAAGGGCAAACCCTGACCCCAGGGACCAGCTATGTGCCCCCACCTTTGAACTCTGCACAAAACCCTGTCACCTCAGCCTTTCTTAATTGCACCTTACAGCAGGTAAAAACCTCATGTCGGTCtgcaacaatgtttttttatgtgtcaTGTGACTGAATTGTCAAAAATGGCACCCAAATAACAAGCGTGAATATGCCTCAGGTTCAAATTCTGCCCTGGCTACAAACCTGTTTCTATTTACAATAGTGGAAGATTATCAAAACAAGAAAGCTAGTCTTGGTGAATGCTTTCGATCAAAAGAATTGCTTGGATTATATTTCCCCTGTCGGACCGCATATTTCTTGGTTGCTAGGCAGAACTTGTAAAGCGCAATCTTTTGTGCCCCAGTGTCCAGTCACACTTGTTGGGCTGGTTAAATGAAAAACTCAGGGCCTCTCTGCACAAATGCTATGCTCATTTATACATATTAGTTTTGTGAtgtaatccatccattttggatcctgaatacaaaagaaaataaacaatgccATATGATACTGTgacgtttatttttatttttttattcttgcaaCTAGTCCTCATGTTCTTCCGATGTGAGCGACAAACCGACGTCTGCTAAAGGCTCACAAGGTCACAATGGAGATGAGGGTCCCGAGCAGACCGAAGTCTCCGAGCACAGTGCAGACCCAGTGAGGAGATTTAGGTCCTCCGCTTTTCCTTCCTCTCCGAGCTGGGACTCCGACTCGGAGAAAGAAGCACTTGACGGTAACGCATGACTTTTCCATATCGTTTTGCAACTTTGTAGTCAAGCCAAGCAAATCCAatcattgtcattttaaatgtgactCAGTCTGCTCCTAGTCTAAAGTCTCTCATCTCAGTTCTCGCTCTCTTATAAGACAAATGTAGTTTTGACTGTTCTGTGGTTTGTGTGTGCTGTTATATGTCAGAGGAGGAGCTGCAGCATTTTTCTAACCCTCATGGTCTGGCTGCTCACAGCCCAGGATCTCCTTCCTCTGGACCCAGGTGAGGAAGGTGGTACTGTGGTGTACTATAACATAcacaaaagtcttttttttcttttttaatatacaCAAAGATTTTGCAAAATGGCCCCATCGGTAAAATAACATTCACTCTCAGTCATGATCTTGTATTGATGACTGAAAAGTTGGGATGGACATCTTTGTCAATCATTTTAGTCAGTGGGggttcaggtctggactttggtCGCCAGTTCATGTGTGGAAAATGTCTCATCCTCCATAAACCACCCTTTCACTATCTTACCATAATTATGCTTTGTGTCATTTCTAGTATAGCGGtccacacactttttttaataaaatatcttTACATGTTTATGCATACTATTTTTTCTTGTCCAGGGTCGATTGTGAGGATGACAAAGAACCTGGAGAACTGCAGCAATTGGAGCATGAGGctagtctgtctgtctctgggCAGGAAAGTCAAGAAAGCACAAAAGGAGAAGAACCAAATCCATCTCAGCTTGGCCCAACACTCTGTAAGTACCCACATGGCTGAACAAAATCTGTTTATCACACTTCTCTTTTTTCCATTCACAACTTTTCCTTCACAGTAGGAGGTAGCCGTGACTGTAACATAACTGAGGTCGGCCTCTGcgaaataaaaccaaatgatGCTTGCCTGTCGGAGAAGGATACAGACAAAGGAAAGGAAGAGGGAAACCATCCTAAGGAGCTTGATGTGTACACCTTCACGGGAGAGTCTGACCTTGAGAGTCTCCCTCCTGCCTCCTGGCCTCACTCTACACACTTCCAAAGGTGTAAGAAGAAGGGAGTCCTACTCGGGGCCTTCACCGGAACCTTACTACAAACATCTCCACGAGGCGGGAGTCCTCAAAGATCAATAAATACCGAATTGGCAAGGTCGTCGCATTTTGATGATTTGGGGAATGGATTAGTAGAAGATCCAAACGTGATCAgagatggagaagaaaaagtagATGAGCAGGGTACGGATATTTTCACCTGCGTGGAATGTAGCATATATTTCAACAAACAGGTCCATCTAAAGGAACACATGATCGAGCACCGTCAAACAGGTGAAGAAGCTTCCCGGTGTTATCAGTGTAGCGAATGCGGATGGGACTTACCTGATTCTCTCGCACTAGCCGATCACCAAAGGAGACACCAGGAATCCCGCGTCAAGATCACCACAGAAATCGACAAACTGAATGAACTTGAGaaggcccaaaaaaaaactgacgtTAAAGTTGTAGAGCACGAAAGTCCGCTTCCTACTCCTGGCAAGGTGTCAGACACTTGTCCACTTCCATACCAGGCACCGATATCACCATCAGATGAGGGTCACGTGGCTCTTGAATCAAACACTCCTCAAAGTCCTACAGGTTCTCTTGGAACCACATTCCAGCCCCGGGCTGTTTTGTACCGCCGGCGTTTTGTTTGCACCCAATGTAACTTCAGCACAAGAACCTCCCAGGCGCTTGCTAATCACACCAAGACacacatgagaaaaaaatcatctgtCGTTTTTAAGTCCAGCTCTTCTTCTGATTCCCCATCATGTTCATCTCCTCTGACAAAAAGACCGAGGAAACAGGTCCACTCTGGACCGGACTCCATTTGCAGGACACAAGTTGATTCTGAGTCAAACCATTTGTCTCTTGAGCATGTATTGGATTCCAACTGCTCTGACTCTTTATCCCCGCCCGACTTATGTCCAACTAAAGTCCATCAAGGACTTGAGGCCTCTGagaatgatgtcacagcaaCCCTCAGATGTAATAAGAACAGGAGGTTCAGTAGGAGAGCAAAATTTGGGTCCAGACCAAATGAGGACGAAAGCCCAGAGATTGACCCTGAGAAGGTTGTCGTGAAAGAATCGGATCCAGGTGAGACTCCAAAAAGTAATCTGAAGAGAAAATTTGAAAGTCTAAactgtttctctttttttatgcagACGAGAGTCCAGATCGTGTTTCAATTTCGCCCCAGATTAGGTTTAAGGAAAACGATGAGCAAGAGGAGGAGATTAgcggaaatgtttttgttttaaaaaaaagcaagcaccTCATAGAAATTGACAGCGACGATGACGACGTTGATGACGAACCTATGCGGCATTACCTGTCCGGGGACATCTTGGATGAAGTAGAAGATGACCTCGATGAGATGTCGGATGCTCTGAAAAATGTCGAGAGGAAATGCCCCTACTGCCCTGATCGATTCCATAACGGCATCGGCCTCGCCAATCACGTGAGGGGCCACCTGAACCGGGTTGGCGTCAGCTACAATGTGCGGCATTTTATATCTCCAGAGGAGGTCAATGCAATTGAGAAGCGCTTTTCCtatcagaagaaaaagaaaaaaggtcagCTTCTTattcgtgatttttttttttttataaaagttATTTCAGTTATTTAATACTGCAGGTAACAGGAATTGGTTTCACTACTACTACTccacttctgttttttttcttttctctctccacAGTGGCCAACTTTGATCCATCCACTTTCAGTGTGATGCACTGCGAGTTCTGTAGCGCCGGCTTTGACACTCGCGCCGGCCTGTCTAGCCATGCCCGGGCGCACCTCAGAGATTTTGGCATCACTAACTGGGATGTTACCATCTCACCCATCCACATCCTGAGAAAATTGTTCTCCAGCAGACCGGACCTTGTAATCCCCACAGCTCCCCCGCGGAGCTCTGTTCTggaagaggatgaagaagaagaagaagaagaagaagaggaggaggaagaggatgggATCATTGAGGTTAAGATGGAAGAGGAGACGAGTGAGAGGAGGATAGACGATGCTTCTCCTGGTTTTCTGTCATCTGGATCTCCTGGAAATTTGAATGAAGAGGATGATGTAAAAAAAGGTATTGTCTTTTTGTCAGTCCCAAAATATGCATGTTCGCGTAGCTGATGTCAACATTGGGTGAAAGTTGTAAAGCTCACACCTCATGTTCTAATTTCCGCAGTCCCTTCATCTTTGCTATTGGCCTCTTGGCAGCCAAGCTGAATAGTTCAGTCTATTCATCAATTGTGAAAGGACAACCAGTTCTTGGTCATGTCACttttgtgctatttttttccccacttgaTGATGGCAGGCTTCAGTGGTTTCCATGGtgtatagtatttttttttcagttgaattgaaatgattaaccttagtcacacacacacataaaaaaaaagtcatatgaAAAGGTAGTCATtaagtttttgtcatttatttgtggGCCAAAAAGTGCAGTCTTGTTGTCTGACATGTGTCATGGAACCAGTGGAAGGATTTTAATGAGGTCCGGATGAAGCTGTGGGAAATGTGACCTCAGATGCATGCATGGGGTTCACCTGTCACTTTTAATGCTGAATCAAAACAGAGGTGTCTGACCCGGGTGTCACcctgtgcgcgcgcgcgcgcgtgtgacAAAAAGTGCACGAGGAGAGAGGGAGGCTGGAAGAAGTGTGGTGAGAAAGTCTCCTGATGCCCGTAGATGTGGCACTCCTCTCGGTGCGTTCCGTTCATCCCAACCTCCGCCTCCTCTCGATTGGTCACGCCTTAGCTCAGCGGTGCATATGggggcaaaatggctgcttccaCCTCCCCGCAGACCCAAACAATAGCGGAAAAACTGTCTGGCTCCGATGCGCTGCAGTCGCGGACCGGTGAGTAGCGCTCGGTTCCGACTCCGCGTGCTCTCGGTTCCCACGGCGGCGATGCACCCGCGCGTCTCGAGCCGCATCCCCGACTCCCATTGTCGGGTGGACAGGAGCCATTAAAAGTGTCAAGAAAATGCGCGTCTGTCTCGCAGGTAACGCGCACGTCAAAGCGCGTTAAGCAGATCACTACCGATGACTAAAATCGGGGTGTAGGTCGCATGATAATCGCTGATAGGTCGTTGTTTGCAGTTCTACGAGTCGGTCCATTTCGATCATCCCTAAAATGACCTCCGGTTGCCCAATCTTCGCCATTTTACTTCGCTTTGATTTTCTTAAGAGGATGTGCTGTGATTCCATTGCGTGGAAGCATCATGTATCTCGTTCTGATCGGATGCTAACTTCGTGCACTTATTTGAACCCAACTCACACCACGATCCCGATGGAACTTTATTTGCCGGGGGAGGATTCCGAAAGTGGAGCGGAGAGGTGTACTTTGCTCCATGCTGGAAGATAATGAGTTCATTGGCGCTGTTCGTCTGCACCCCCCGGAGGTGTCACATCGCTGCTCCATTACAGTCAAGAGATGAGGGGGGCCCGCCCACCAGACAAAAAGCTTTGTCTGTCTCCACGTCACTTTTGATTCACCCATTTGTCGCAGAAAACGCACAACTGCAGCAGACTGCCTGCATTTGAGACATCAgctatgctttttttttgcacagattCTTCATGTCACTTGAATATATAAAACAGCGTGGTGCTATTTTAAAGCCTGAGGTCATTTTCCTGCTGCCAAGGTTGTGCTTTGGTTTCTTCCCGCGGTGTCATGAGTGCActtgacacacaaagagacCTTCTTGAATTAATGTATTGTCTTCAGATGATGACTTTTTATCAGGACTTATTTGGTCCTTATCGGGTCTTCAACACAACATCAGTCGAATAACATCTCATGTAGTTCTTATTTACtttgatcatttatttaacaacaacaaagataaCATGCAGGAGAAATAAAATCAGAGGTTGCCCCCTGGATGCAGCTgggattatttttcttctcctttttcaACGTTGGATTTCTACGCTGCAAAAGACTGTCTGTTGTATTGTAGGTGACGGTGAGGGTGAAGAAGAGGTTGAGCCTGAGCACCTGGCTGTCGATGGCCTCAGCTCCAGCCCGAAGAAAACACGCCTGCAGAGCGGAGACGAGGATTGCCTCTTTGCAGGGGAAGATGAAGACACCAAAGGTGAAAGAGAaacttattattttttaattttttttataaaagctGCATTTGCCTTTAATATAatcatacaaaataataataaattggtAAATAAAGTCAAAGGGGAccttaatttgttttgtaaattttCAATCagagattatatatatatatatatatatattaaaaaaaaaaagatatcctTGACTAAATGGACCTTGCATGAAACATTTTCTTAGCGTCAAAACTCGTTTGACATGAGCTCAGTGAAGGGAGACATAAATATAGAGCACCTTTCTATACTATATCATTTTTTGGCACTCTTCCATCAGAAGATTGACGCAAcgacatgccattttaaaaattcttTTCGGGAAAGGAATCTCTGTTATTCTGTTTCGTTTAGAGATAAGGTCATCTTTCAGCTGTTTACTGGTACTGCTTCTTCCTCATAGTTGAATCCATTTGTAGTTTATACTTTGTCaaggtcttgttttttttgtttttttaaatcatgctCAATTTCAAGTCTCATTAGTTCTTTTAAATCATGCAGTGTAACAAACCGAAATGAGTTATTTGCTTCTTCTGCGGTGGTTCTACTGGTCATTAATTTTTAGCATGAAATGAAACTGGATTAacagtttgtaaaaaaaataaaataaaatcatgctTGTCTATTTGGGGCCTTTGCTGTTTTACGGTTTGCATTCTGCAGGTGGTCAAActggaaatgttttgattgcttGCCATGTAAAATATGTTCTAGTGACACGTCAGTAAATTTTTCCACAAGCCTCATTCATTGCTTCTGGCATACCCAACAAAAGCTGTAACATTTCATAATTCATGGaatctccctttttttttttccttacagTTCATGACTTGAAGTGTGAATTGCGCGGCGCTCAATTCGACAACAGGCGCGAGATGTCCAACCATGCTAGCTCTCACCTGCAAGAATCCATTgacctcctccaccaccaaACCTCCAAGGACAGCCAGATGAACTCGCTTGACCTGGATCCCCATTCAACCAAGAGTTCCTCTCTGTTTGACTCGGAGAACCCCGAGGACGGAGAAGACTCGGACGAGAAACCGATAGCCCTTTCCGTTTTAACCAAAGCAGTTAAAGCGATGTCATCCCCTTCCTGTTCAACACCTACTCCTTCTCCCGGTGGCTCTCCGATTTTAGCTCACGGGAGTTCTCCAACTTCAGTTGTGAGGAAAGCCCCTATTTCCTCTTTACTGCCGGTTTCTTCCCCTTTACGCTTGACGGAGCACAAAACGGGCGGGATGAAAACCTTGACGTCTAACCTCTTAACATCTGCCACCGTCTCACCATCCAAACCAATCTGGGCTCCGCATGAAAACGATGCTCCTCTCAACCTCAGTAAGTGTCTTGACTGTCCTTCATaggttgtttcttttttggcattggattaaaaatatctttgtaAATACGCAGCCCTCGAAATGGAGCCGAGCAAAGACATCGTTTGTCAGCTGTGCGGTGCCTGGTTCGAGACTCGCAAAGGTTTGTCCAGCCATGCCCGGGCTCACCTGCGGCACTTCGGGGTGGAGTACTCGGAATCCAAAGGTTCTCCGATCGCTCTCCTCAATCAGCTCATGGACTCGGATGACTTCAAGCACAAAGCCGGTGAATTCCAGCTTGACACTGAATCCCGGAGTATTCCTAGAACGCTGTCCTCCCCAAAGAAGGCAATGCTCCATTCCTCCTCTCCATCCCTACTGTATAAGGTGACAACAGCCGGAGGCGGGTCGACCTCCAAAGCTACCTCTCCCTCATCCTTCGGCCCGCCTGCCAAGCGTCTCAAATCATCTTCCATGCAGGTCTTCCGCCTCAGCACTGGCGAGATCATGAGTCTCCCACAGAGTGAGTTTAATATCAGTGGATGAATTGACGATATAAAACCATGCAATTTTCAATTTCCTTTTCTAATTGACCAGGTGAACCTACAAAGGAAATAGGCTGCGAGTTCTGCGGGGAATATTTTGAGAACCGTAAGGGACTGTCCAGCCACGCTCGCTCCCACTTACGCCAAATGGGTATCACCGAGTGGTCGGTCAACGGTTCCCCGATCGACACGCTGATGGAAATCATCTCCAAACGTGGCTTGCCTTGCGCCCGTCCTTTAAAATCTCACAAAACTCCCCCTCCGTCCTCTCCCGGCCCTCCTCGTTCCCCTCTCTCCACCTGTTCCTCGCCATCGGCCGTCCTCGGACGCCTACCTTTCGCCTGCTCCTCCAGTCCTTCCCGGCAGTCGGGTTCCAAGTTGAATTCAACTCCAGCCATGTCGTCAAGCGGACTGATCCTCAAGCTGAAGCCTGAACCGGTGCAGCTTGAGGTCACGTCTCCTGAAGCCATGGGCAGTTGTGGAGGTCCTTCTGCAGATCCTCTCCATTCCAGCTGGCGCATCTCTGACAGTGCGTTCCCTCTCAACTTGGGTAAGTTTGATCATCTAAGCTTCGTATACCAGCGACGAGAATACTCGTCATTGATGACGCAGGATCTTTTATGAATACGTCATTGTGGATACATCTACTTCCTGTCTCTCTCTGGTTTCACCGCAGCTATGTCTCGTGAGGTGGAACCTACAAGAGATATTCGCTGCGAGTTCTGCGGGGAGTATTTCGAGAACCGAAAAGGTCTCTCGAGCCACGCTCGGTCCCATCTACGCCAAATGGGCATTACGGAGTGGACGGTCAACGGATCCCCCATTGACACCCTACGGGTGATTATGCACAAGAGAGGGTTACATTTGTCTCCTCAATCTGAGGGAGAGAAGAAGGATGGTGCCAAAAGTCCCTCATGGGCCAACGCAACCAAAAGTACCGGGGGTTTGTTTATCTCTGGCTACCAGTCGTCCAAGTTCTATAAATCCCCTCTTAGCATGCCATCGTCAGGGTCGAGGTTTTCGAAGCAAGGTCTGAGTTCCGCGGGGCCGTTAGATACCTTACCGAAGATTGTCAGGATCTCCCCGCTAGGAAAACAATCCGAAGAATCCGAGTCTATGGATACTTCTCATCAAAGCAAGACGTTCTCACCACTGCTGCACGACTTccctatgaaaaaaaaagcctccccTGACAAGTATGTCCGGAAGGGTAcgtgaaattatttttctttaaaactaTTTGTGACGGTTCTTCTTGTCAATGAGTTGGCCTTCCCTTGTCTTGTATCATTAGACCCAAGCTGTGAGCTGTGCGGCTTCTACTTTGAAAACCGCAAAGCGCTGGCGAGTCACGCACGAGCCCACCTCAGGCAGTTTGGGGTGACCGAATGGTGTGTAAATGGATCCCCCATCGAGACGCTGAGTGCATGGATTCACAGCAGGCCGCAGAAGGTTTTGGAAATGCATCGGAGCTACATGCAGAGTAACCGCCCAACTTCCAAGAGGGTAAGACCAAGGCTTTAGCTCCTAGATTTTATTAAAAGCATCTTACCTATTGCAAGTTctggaaaaagaaattttaaaaaagtagacAAACGAAGCTGCTCAGATCCGAACCCACTGAAGTGCTCATCTGACGCACGCTCTCGGTCGGCTCTCTGTGTTTCTAAATAGGCCTCGAATGCTTGGAGATCTAACATGCCTCAGCTGGTGCTTTGACaggctttgtgtgtcttggaaCACATCAGCTTTAATGTAGATTGAGTGTCTTTACATCTCGCAAACATCACTGAGGAGACAGATGCCAGCACAAGTGAGCTATTGACTCCAtagttaccatggcaaccaggGTGCCTTGCAGTTTATGTTTCATCTTCACATAAATTATGGTTTGctgttgatttttcttttggggggggggggaggtttTTCTTCCCTCCTGAATTATGTTTTGGCGCATTTGCGTCACTGTCACACCTTTTGCCCAAACTGTGATGTGACACGCATACAGAATAGAATACTTTGGGGAAGTCATTGTGTAGCGAATAGATTGAAGTCAGTATTTCACATAGAACCgataaaaatagaattttaCTGTCGCCGTCACAAGAACAATGAAAACTCAatttaataaatgaaatgagcAGGTAGATGAATGTCCACTACCGGTCAGCCCAGTTGTGTCCCATTGTTTTCTGAAATGAAAGCTCAAAGCAAATAAttgaatcattaaaaaaataaaataaatacagataaTCCATATTTATGACAATTGCTATTCAGAAGGTATCGGTGGTCCATCAACTGCCTCCTTTTGATGTGCAAATTGCAGCTGCTCCACTCAGCCCCTCCCAGATGACTAAGCCATTCACTCTCTAAGATTGAGTCTGTCCAGACATGCAAGAGAGAAAAATCATTTGTAAGCATAGGAGGAGTTCTTTGTTTGCTACGATGACAGACAGGCAGAGTCTCGGCATCACTGCAGATGTCACGTTataattttctttctctcttcccTATGCAAAAGCCACATCCTGCGTCAACCAGTTATTGGGGAACAACACGTCTAGCTCCGCCCCCCTACACAAGTGTAACTTTTGCTAAAGGGATGCAAAGTCGATGAAAAGCCGTACTTTGAATTTATAACGGAACAAAACTGTCAGAAATCCACTTTTCTCCCTTTCTTGCAGAAGAGCACCTCGCCTCTCCCTGCATCAACAGCTTCAGATCATACCTTCCCCTTCTCCCAGAAggcctcctcttcatcctcttcatcctcctcccaATGGTCTTCTGCTTTGGCCGTGAACCTGGTGCGTCCGCTAAGCCGTGAGCTAGGCCGGGGCTCCTGCAAGGCTTCAGAGAACGAAGCAGGTCCCAACTTTCGGGCTCCTCACATCAGCAGCAGTCCCAGTCCCTCGCGGCTTGTCAGTAGCCTTCCGCTTCAAGCACAGGTGGCTCGCAGTGAACTCAACGTTCGCCTACccagaggtaaaaaaaaaattgtttatttcGATTGTAGGACTCTTTTAACACAAATCCCACAATTAGCCTCCTTTTACAAaagcaggattttttt
It encodes the following:
- the trappc5 gene encoding trafficking protein particle complex subunit 5 isoform X2, which translates into the protein MDTRFTRGKSTILERPLTRPKTEVSISAFALLFSEMVQYCQSRVYSVSELQTRLADMGQSVGAGILDVLVLREKNGKRETKVLNMLLFIKVNVWKSLFGKEADKLEQANDDDKTYYIIEKEPLINAYISVPKENSSLNCAAFTAGIVEAILTHSGFPAKVTAHWHKGTTLMIKFNESVITRDKALDGR
- the trappc5 gene encoding trafficking protein particle complex subunit 5 isoform X1, which encodes MSQDKPNEEESNTKMDTRFTRGKSTILERPLTRPKTEVSISAFALLFSEMVQYCQSRVYSVSELQTRLADMGQSVGAGILDVLVLREKNGKRETKVLNMLLFIKVNVWKSLFGKEADKLEQANDDDKTYYIIEKEPLINAYISVPKENSSLNCAAFTAGIVEAILTHSGFPAKVTAHWHKGTTLMIKFNESVITRDKALDGR